A window of Stenotrophomonas indicatrix genomic DNA:
GCTGCGGGGAACCGCTGAAGCGCTGCTGCAGGCGGGCTGGGTGGGCCCACAGCAGACCCGGCCGTTGCGGCTGGATGAGCTGGCCGGCATGCGGGCGGCCTTCGCCTGCAACGCCAGCGGGTTGTGGGCGCTGGATGCCATCAATGGTCAGGCGCTGCCGGGTTCGCAGGCCCTGGCCGAACAGGGCAGGGCGGTGTTGGCCCGGGTGCCCTGGCAGTCGCTTTCCTGAACGAAGTGCGTTGGTGGATGCTCGCCGGGCATGCCCCGGCCCTATCGTGGAGACCCATGGCGGGTAGCGCCGGGCCATGCCCGGCGGATGCTTTCGCAGCACAGGACAGCAGGAGTTCCAATCCGTATGGGCACAGTCACCGAGCAGCATCGCGCGGTAGCGATGCACGCGCTGAAGATCATGGGCGGCGACGCACGGCCCAAGGTCCAGGCCTTTTACGATGACCGTCGCCAGCGTTCGGTCGACATCCTGACGACACTCAGCGCTCCGGAAGCGGGCCTCAAGTCGATTTCGTCCATCGGACTATCTGATTGCGCTCTACGTCATTCGAATGGTCGTGAACTGGAAACGCACGTCGAGCTTTGCGCATGTGTAACTGCCTTCTTCTGGCGTGAGGGAAAGTTTGCGGGACTGCAGCTGCCATCTCTCGCGATAAACTGGCTCCAGTGCATCGCCATCCATGAATCTGAGCGGCGCCTGATCGAGCAGATTGGCGCGGACGTATTTGATGATCTGCTGCAACGTCACGAGGTCGACGTGTTCGACATGGATCGTATCGCGCTGCCTGCATCGGGCGCCGCGTGACGCCTTTGGCATTGGCCGGACGCGGGATCAGTCGCTGAATCCATCACTTTGCTGAATGAAAGCCGCCGGGCATGGCCCGGCACTACCGGACAGGCCCGTTTTTTTTTTCGGGGTTGGCTCGGCCGGACTCTGCCGCTATAATCGCCCGCTTACCGCGCCATCCTGGCGACTGGGCAATAGGAAAAAACCACCATGGTCAAGATTCGACTGACCCGCGGCGGCGCCAAGAAGCGTCCGTTCTACCACATCATCGTCACCGACGTCCGCAGCGCCCGCGACGGCCGCAACATCGAGCGCGTTGGCTTCTACAACCCGGTTGCACAGGGCGGCGAGAAGCGCATCGAGCTGGACCTGGCCCGCGTTGACCATTGGGTCAAGAACGGCGCCCAGCCGACCGAGAAAGTTCGCAACCTGATCAAGGAAGCGAGCAAGTCCCAGGCCGCTGCGGCCTGATCCTGACGGGCCGCGCCCTGGTGCGGCCCATCTGATTGAACGCAGATGAAAGATAACGAGCGCCGCATCCTGCTTGGCAGGATTGTCGGCGCTTTTGGTGTGCGCGGCGAAATAAAGCTCGAGTCCTGGACCGAGCCGCGTTCCGCTATTTTCCGTTACCAACCGTGGATCCTGCGCAGCCCCAACGGGCAGGAATCGACGCTTGAAGGCGCCCGTGGCCGGGATACCGGCAAGCACCTGGTGGCCCGTTTCCCGGGCATCGAGGATCGCGACACGGTCGAGGCGATGCATGGCACCGAGGTCTTCGTGGCCCGCAGTGCGCTGCCGCCGCCCAATGCCGACGAGTATTACTGGGTCGATCTGGAGGGCCTGGATGTGAAGACCGTCGAAGGCGTTGCCCTCGGCCAGGTCTCGCACCTGTTCAGTACCGGCGCCAACGATGTGGTGGTCGTACGCGGTGACCGCGAGCGGATGATTCCGTTCGTCGTGCCGGAGTTCGTCAAATCCGTCGACTTCGAGGCCAATCTGGTCGTGGTCGACTGGGACCCCGAGTTCTGAGTGTGAGCATGCGTTTCGACGTCATCACCCTGTTCCCCGATTTCCTCGCCCAGTCCGCTGGGCTGGGTGTGGTCGGCCGTGCGCAGGAAAAGGGATTGTTCAGCCTGCATGGCTGGAATCCCCGTGATTACGCCGAGGGCAACTACCGCCGGGTGGACGATCGTCCGTTCGGCGGTGGCCCGGGCATGGTGATGCTGATCGAGCCGCTGCAGGCGTGCCTGCAGGCGATCCGTGAGGCCGATCCGACGCCTGCGCGGGTGATCCATCTCAGCCCGCAGGGCGCGCCGTTGACCCAGGCCAAGGTGCGGGAACTGGCGGCATTGCCGCGCATGGTCCTGCTCTGCGGCCGCTATGAAGGCATCGACGAGCGTTTCCTGGCCGCCAATGTCGACGAGGAGATTTCCCTCGGCGACTACGTGTTGTCCGGCGGTGAGCTGGGGGCGGCGGTCATCATCGACGCGGTGGCCCGGCTGCAGGAAGGCGCCTTGAATGACGCCGAATCGGCCGCGCAGGACAGTTTCGAAGGCGACCTCGGCCTGCTTGACTGCCCGCATTACAGCCAGCCGGCCCAGCATCCGCTGGGGGACGTGCCGGACGTGCTGCGCTCGGGCAACCATGCCGCCATCGCCGCCTGGCGCCGGCAGCAGTCGTTGATCCGTACCGCACAGCGGCGCCCGGACCTGCTGGATGAACAGGCGCTGGGCAAGGCCGACCGCAAGCTGCTGGCCCTGGCCCGCCAGGTCCCGGCGGAAAAGGGCAAGGTCTAGCGCCAGCCCTGCTTTATCGGCTATCATGGCCAATTACGCCGGCCCCGGCCGGTGCGCAGTACCCAAAACAAACGTGCAGCACAGTCCGGTGACTGCATGAGCCCACGCTGTCGAATGACACGCCCACCCGAACAATGAATCGGTGTAACCCATGAG
This region includes:
- a CDS encoding suppressor of fused domain protein encodes the protein MGTVTEQHRAVAMHALKIMGGDARPKVQAFYDDRRQRSVDILTTLSAPEAGLKSISSIGLSDCALRHSNGRELETHVELCACVTAFFWREGKFAGLQLPSLAINWLQCIAIHESERRLIEQIGADVFDDLLQRHEVDVFDMDRIALPASGAA
- the rimM gene encoding ribosome maturation factor RimM (Essential for efficient processing of 16S rRNA), producing MKDNERRILLGRIVGAFGVRGEIKLESWTEPRSAIFRYQPWILRSPNGQESTLEGARGRDTGKHLVARFPGIEDRDTVEAMHGTEVFVARSALPPPNADEYYWVDLEGLDVKTVEGVALGQVSHLFSTGANDVVVVRGDRERMIPFVVPEFVKSVDFEANLVVVDWDPEF
- the trmD gene encoding tRNA (guanosine(37)-N1)-methyltransferase TrmD, which translates into the protein MRFDVITLFPDFLAQSAGLGVVGRAQEKGLFSLHGWNPRDYAEGNYRRVDDRPFGGGPGMVMLIEPLQACLQAIREADPTPARVIHLSPQGAPLTQAKVRELAALPRMVLLCGRYEGIDERFLAANVDEEISLGDYVLSGGELGAAVIIDAVARLQEGALNDAESAAQDSFEGDLGLLDCPHYSQPAQHPLGDVPDVLRSGNHAAIAAWRRQQSLIRTAQRRPDLLDEQALGKADRKLLALARQVPAEKGKV
- the rpsP gene encoding 30S ribosomal protein S16, with protein sequence MVKIRLTRGGAKKRPFYHIIVTDVRSARDGRNIERVGFYNPVAQGGEKRIELDLARVDHWVKNGAQPTEKVRNLIKEASKSQAAAA